A genomic stretch from Etheostoma cragini isolate CJK2018 chromosome 8, CSU_Ecrag_1.0, whole genome shotgun sequence includes:
- the LOC117949760 gene encoding zinc finger protein with KRAB and SCAN domains 1-like — MEEDQDPEQQTNQVPRGPAAGPSSGTSHVQKRRRGGTKRHHCQHCDKSFTTSKYLKIHQRVHTGDNLHSCDQCGAAFTQQSTLKRHQLMHTGEKPYSCDQCGAAFTLQSNLKMHQRIHTGEKPYSCDQCGAAFTRQSHLKTHQRIHTGEKPYSCDQCGKRFSENGTLEIHRRVHTGEKPYWCDQCGKRFSHSNSLKYHQSIHSASL, encoded by the exons ATGGAGGAGGACCAGGACCCGGAGCAGCAGACCAACCAGGTCCCTAGAGGACCAGCAGCAGGCCCGTCCTCTGGTACCAGCCATGTTCAG AAACGGAGAAGAGGGGGAACCAAACGTCACCACTGTCAGCACTGTGACAAATCCTTCACaacatcaaaatatttaaagattcaTCAGAGAGTTCACACTGGAGATAATCTACacagctgtgatcaatgtggggCAGCTTTCACACAACAGAGTACCCTAAAAAGACATCAACTTAtgcacacaggagagaagccgtacagctgtgatcaatgtggggCAGCTTTCACATTACAGAGTAACCTAAAGATGCATCAACgtattcacactggagagaagccatacagctgtgatcaatgtggggCAGCTTTCACACGACAGAGTCACCTTAAAACACAtcaacgcattcacactggagagaagccgtacagctgtgatcaatgtgggaAAAGGTTTTCTGAGAATGGTACCCTTGAAATCCACCGGcgtgttcacactggagagaagccgtactggTGTGATCAATGTGGGAAAAGGTTTTCTCACAGTAATAGCCTTAAATATCACCAGAGCATTCACTCTGCCTCGTTATGA